One Faecalicatena sp. Marseille-Q4148 DNA window includes the following coding sequences:
- the ltrA gene encoding group II intron reverse transcriptase/maturase, whose product MTMKKKKQLLCEDNLRHNEYYGMQNTIDNLYQASLNGEVFTDLMSVILQRENILLAYRNIKKNTGSKTSGTDNLTIEDIGRCSPDEVVEKVRFIINGSEHGYRPKPVRRKEIPKPYDPSKMRPLGIPCIWDRLVQQCIKQVLEPVCEAKFSKNSYGFRPNHSVENAIARSYQLLQHANLHYVIEFDIKGFFDNVNHAKLIRQIWAMGIHDKQLIFVIRRILKAPIKLEDGTFITPDKGTPQGGIISPLLANIVLNELDHWVESQWQWCPICKRNARPENGFRQAKKSNLKEMFIVRYADDFRIFCRTKDSAERTKCAVTLWLKERLKLEISEKKTRIVNVRNHYSDFLGFKMKVHRKGNKLVVISHIADKNLEHKREKLKEQAKRIVHPRKIYGEQGEIRLYNSMVTGMQNYYCIATHVNHDCASLNRTVMTLLTNRLSTRTGNRLVKTGRELTEFEKARFGKSKMMRYVAGTNEPVYPIGYTQHKNPLFRKKSWNYYTPEGREGIHNCLRINIPMMLALMRQPAYSNSAEYADNRISLFSAQWGKCAITGVEFSSVGEIHCHHKLPRHLGGTDAYENLILIKNSVHKLIHASKAETIYKYMDLLQLDIKQLIKVNHLRELASMQPI is encoded by the coding sequence ATGACCATGAAAAAGAAAAAGCAACTGCTCTGTGAGGATAATCTGCGTCACAATGAGTATTACGGAATGCAGAATACGATTGATAATCTATACCAGGCAAGTTTGAACGGAGAAGTTTTTACAGATTTAATGTCTGTCATTCTTCAACGGGAAAACATTCTTCTAGCGTACAGAAATATCAAGAAAAATACGGGAAGTAAAACAAGTGGCACAGACAATCTCACAATCGAGGACATTGGAAGATGTTCCCCCGATGAGGTTGTTGAAAAAGTTAGATTTATTATTAATGGAAGTGAACATGGGTATCGCCCAAAACCTGTAAGGCGTAAGGAGATACCAAAACCATACGACCCAAGTAAAATGAGACCCTTAGGGATTCCGTGTATATGGGATAGACTTGTTCAACAATGTATCAAACAGGTATTGGAACCTGTTTGTGAGGCTAAGTTCAGCAAAAACAGCTATGGATTCAGACCGAACCATTCGGTTGAGAACGCTATAGCAAGAAGTTATCAGCTACTTCAACATGCCAATCTTCACTATGTCATTGAATTCGATATAAAAGGGTTCTTTGATAACGTGAATCATGCCAAGCTGATACGACAGATATGGGCTATGGGTATTCATGACAAGCAACTGATATTTGTCATAAGACGAATTCTCAAAGCACCAATCAAACTGGAAGATGGGACTTTTATCACACCCGACAAAGGAACCCCACAGGGAGGTATTATATCGCCACTTCTGGCTAATATCGTGCTTAACGAATTAGACCACTGGGTAGAAAGTCAATGGCAATGGTGTCCGATTTGCAAACGGAATGCTAGACCTGAAAACGGCTTTCGACAGGCTAAGAAATCTAACCTGAAGGAAATGTTCATTGTTCGCTATGCAGATGATTTTCGAATCTTTTGTAGGACAAAGGACTCCGCTGAACGCACCAAATGTGCAGTCACTCTGTGGCTGAAAGAAAGGCTCAAACTGGAAATTTCTGAAAAGAAAACGAGGATTGTCAATGTAAGAAATCATTACTCTGATTTTCTCGGATTCAAAATGAAAGTTCACAGAAAAGGCAACAAACTCGTGGTTATATCTCATATCGCAGATAAAAATCTCGAGCACAAAAGGGAGAAGCTTAAAGAACAGGCAAAGAGAATCGTTCACCCTCGCAAAATATATGGCGAACAGGGGGAAATCAGACTCTATAACAGTATGGTTACTGGCATGCAGAATTATTACTGTATCGCCACACATGTTAATCATGATTGTGCTTCCCTAAACCGCACAGTCATGACCTTGCTGACAAACAGGCTTAGCACTCGCACAGGCAACCGTCTTGTGAAAACAGGGCGAGAGCTTACGGAGTTTGAAAAAGCCCGTTTTGGTAAATCCAAAATGATGCGATATGTCGCTGGTACGAATGAGCCCGTGTATCCAATAGGATACACACAGCACAAAAACCCACTTTTCCGTAAGAAGAGCTGGAATTATTACACTCCCGAAGGACGAGAAGGTATTCACAACTGTCTGAGAATCAACATCCCTATGATGTTGGCTCTCATGCGTCAACCAGCCTATTCCAATAGTGCGGAATACGCAGACAATCGAATATCTCTCTTCTCAGCCCAATGGGGAAAATGTGCTATAACAGGTGTTGAATTCTCCTCTGTTGGGGAAATTCATTGCCATCATAAGTTACCCCGACATTTAGGCGGTACGGATGCCTATGAGAATCTTATTCTCATAAAGAATTCCGTACATAAACTCATTCATGCTTCAAAAGCGGAAACTATTTACAAATATATGGATTTACTACAGCTAGATATCAAACAGCTTATAAAGGTTAACCACCTTCGTGAGTTGGCTTCCATGCAACCTATTTAA
- a CDS encoding C40 family peptidase — MRQEDEAGGPQDTGKAQEPEGSAEKAGSKKDKYQKAQAKAEHAGEKLGKAREKFDKTEAKRAAKKPPGLAKKAVRGARTEAWFYVHNKIHEVEHENVGVEGAHKSELVAEAGARKLTRYAKRRWQEHPVRKVAKWERKDIKARANMDFQKMASEHPELASNPLSRVQQKWKLKRRYSKEAKAAAKPGAKAAKKTAAASGTATRRAAQFVTRHPVAVLVLLLLLLLCFLVSAVSSIFPTLGSGLANALSGTSYASEDTDLLGVDEDYTALENELAQTVANIESTHPGYDEYRYSVDEIGHNPYELASYLSAKYHVYFREQVQDELREIFEAQYELTLTEEVEIRYRTETSTDPETGETTTEEVPYEYYILNVTLTNKTLPAVILPRLNEQQREIYTVMQQLKGNKPYLWEGIYNGGEDTGPSYEIPGEALDDPAFAALMEEATKYIGWPYVWGGSSPSTSFDCSGFVCWVYTASGVHNLPRTTAQGIYNQCAIISPSEAKPGDIIFFTGTYDSPGPVSHVGIYVGDGMMLHCGSPIQYANINSSYWQTHFYAFGRL, encoded by the coding sequence ATGAGGCAGGAAGATGAAGCGGGCGGGCCGCAGGATACCGGCAAGGCACAGGAGCCGGAGGGCTCCGCCGAGAAGGCCGGGAGCAAAAAGGATAAGTACCAGAAAGCACAGGCAAAAGCGGAACACGCCGGGGAAAAGCTGGGAAAGGCTCGGGAGAAGTTTGACAAGACCGAGGCAAAACGGGCAGCGAAGAAGCCGCCGGGGCTTGCAAAAAAGGCAGTCCGGGGAGCCCGTACAGAAGCATGGTTCTATGTCCACAACAAGATCCACGAAGTTGAGCATGAAAATGTGGGTGTGGAAGGAGCCCATAAGTCGGAACTTGTGGCCGAGGCCGGAGCCCGGAAACTGACCCGGTATGCCAAACGCCGCTGGCAGGAGCACCCGGTCAGAAAGGTGGCAAAGTGGGAACGGAAGGACATAAAAGCCCGGGCCAATATGGATTTTCAGAAGATGGCCTCCGAGCACCCGGAGCTTGCCAGCAATCCGCTTTCCCGTGTGCAGCAGAAATGGAAACTGAAACGCCGGTATTCCAAAGAAGCAAAGGCGGCTGCAAAACCGGGCGCAAAGGCCGCAAAGAAAACCGCTGCCGCTTCGGGAACTGCGACCCGGCGGGCGGCGCAGTTTGTGACCCGCCATCCCGTGGCGGTGCTGGTCCTGCTCCTGCTGTTGCTGCTCTGTTTTCTTGTGTCGGCGGTAAGCTCCATCTTTCCCACGCTTGGCAGCGGCCTTGCCAATGCGTTATCCGGCACCTCCTACGCCTCGGAGGATACGGACCTGCTGGGGGTGGACGAGGACTACACGGCGCTGGAAAACGAGCTGGCGCAGACGGTAGCGAACATCGAAAGCACCCATCCCGGCTATGACGAGTACCGCTATTCCGTGGACGAGATCGGCCATAACCCCTATGAGCTGGCGTCCTATCTCTCGGCAAAGTACCATGTCTATTTCCGGGAACAAGTGCAGGACGAGCTGCGGGAGATCTTCGAGGCACAGTATGAGCTGACCTTGACGGAGGAAGTCGAGATACGCTACCGCACCGAAACCAGCACCGACCCGGAGACCGGGGAAACCACTACCGAGGAAGTCCCCTATGAGTATTACATTCTCAATGTGACCCTCACAAACAAAACGCTGCCCGCCGTGATCCTGCCGAGGCTTAACGAACAGCAGCGGGAAATCTACACCGTTATGCAGCAGCTCAAAGGCAACAAACCCTATCTGTGGGAAGGGATTTACAACGGCGGCGAAGATACCGGCCCCAGCTATGAGATACCCGGCGAGGCACTGGATGACCCGGCTTTTGCGGCGCTCATGGAAGAAGCCACAAAGTACATCGGCTGGCCTTATGTGTGGGGCGGCTCCAGCCCGTCCACCTCCTTCGACTGTTCGGGCTTTGTCTGCTGGGTGTACACGGCCAGCGGCGTCCACAACCTGCCCCGTACCACAGCGCAGGGCATTTACAACCAGTGTGCTATCATTTCCCCCTCCGAGGCAAAGCCCGGCGACATTATTTTTTTCACGGGAACCTATGACAGCCCCGGCCCTGTGTCCCATGTGGGGATTTATGTGGGCGACGGGATGATGCTCCATTGTGGGTCGCCTATCCAATACGCAAACATCAATTCAAGCTACTGGCAGACACATTTCTATGCCTTCGGGCGTTTGTGA
- a CDS encoding DUF4315 family protein yields the protein MNKIDKLDKELEKAREKATEWQAKIRELEKQKQEEENSQIVQAVRSLKLTPAQLMAFLNDPKNSLTASGHTDPKPEAPEKEDTAHEEN from the coding sequence ATGAACAAGATCGACAAGCTCGATAAGGAACTGGAAAAAGCCCGGGAGAAGGCTACCGAGTGGCAGGCCAAAATCCGGGAGCTGGAAAAGCAGAAACAGGAGGAAGAAAACAGCCAGATCGTACAGGCGGTGCGCTCCCTCAAACTGACACCCGCCCAGCTTATGGCTTTTTTGAATGACCCCAAAAACAGCCTTACCGCTTCGGGCCATACTGACCCGAAGCCGGAGGCGCCCGAAAAGGAGGACACAGCCCATGAAGAAAACTAA
- a CDS encoding DUF4366 domain-containing protein, which yields MKKTKYRRLAAMAASLLCCLIFTVPAYAQSSEPQPETAPAPAETEAEPETQNPFTPDGTGTVVDNATDEDGKEFYTITTADESVFYLVIDKQKTSENVYFLNTVTTGDLLPLAEQGKEPPKEVTPEPEPKPTEPVEEVPEPEPEKKDSSLLSLLLIGAVVLAGGGIGYYFKIYKPKHEAPDLEDDYCEYEDGELEEIAEEPEDEDTPPWEKDTEE from the coding sequence ATGAAGAAAACTAAATACCGCAGGCTGGCGGCGATGGCTGCCAGCCTTTTGTGTTGCCTGATCTTTACGGTCCCGGCCTATGCACAGAGCAGCGAGCCGCAGCCGGAGACAGCTCCCGCCCCGGCAGAAACCGAAGCAGAGCCGGAAACCCAGAATCCCTTTACCCCGGACGGGACGGGAACCGTGGTGGACAACGCCACCGACGAGGATGGAAAGGAGTTCTACACCATCACCACCGCAGACGAGAGCGTGTTTTATCTGGTGATCGACAAACAGAAAACCAGCGAGAACGTCTATTTCCTCAATACCGTTACCACAGGCGACCTTCTTCCTCTTGCCGAACAGGGCAAGGAACCGCCCAAAGAAGTGACCCCGGAGCCAGAGCCAAAGCCCACCGAACCTGTGGAGGAAGTACCGGAACCCGAGCCGGAGAAAAAGGACAGCTCCCTTCTCTCTCTGCTCCTAATCGGTGCGGTGGTGCTGGCCGGCGGTGGAATTGGTTACTATTTCAAGATTTACAAGCCGAAGCATGAGGCCCCGGATTTGGAAGATGATTACTGCGAATATGAGGACGGGGAGCTGGAGGAGATCGCAGAGGAACCCGAGGACGAAGATACCCCGCCGTGGGAGAAAGATACGGAGGAATGA
- a CDS encoding cysteine-rich VLP protein, with product MDARELTRDEKKKIRSLVMGMCANYDRESGLCLPLDCACYMLHKCWTGAYCRYFREAVLPLNPELQASLTTEGISPELRACAVCGKAFLPEGRQAYCSDACKAEGNRRKSRERMRKMREKRPGGCYDLPPPKA from the coding sequence ATGGACGCCCGGGAGCTGACCCGTGACGAGAAGAAGAAAATCCGTTCTCTTGTCATGGGGATGTGCGCCAACTATGACCGGGAAAGCGGCCTGTGCCTTCCTCTTGACTGTGCCTGTTATATGCTGCACAAGTGCTGGACAGGGGCGTACTGCCGTTACTTCCGTGAGGCTGTCCTGCCTCTTAACCCGGAGCTTCAAGCGTCGCTGACAACGGAAGGCATCTCACCGGAGCTGCGGGCCTGTGCGGTCTGCGGAAAGGCGTTTCTGCCCGAGGGGCGTCAAGCCTACTGTTCCGACGCCTGCAAGGCCGAAGGGAACCGCCGGAAAAGCCGGGAACGCATGAGGAAAATGCGGGAGAAAAGGCCGGGCGGCTGTTACGATTTGCCGCCTCCAAAGGCTTGA
- a CDS encoding DUF4316 domain-containing protein, translating to MHEKDNYLKTAELSTEQNCNMIDGVPNNTPTPPTPPELDAKPLDKVKEPKERRKGRELER from the coding sequence ATGCACGAAAAAGACAACTATCTGAAAACCGCCGAGCTCTCCACGGAGCAGAACTGCAACATGATCGACGGCGTACCCAACAATACGCCCACCCCACCCACGCCCCCGGAGCTGGACGCAAAACCGCTTGATAAGGTAAAGGAACCCAAAGAGCGCCGGAAAGGCCGGGAGCTGGAACGCTGA
- the mobC gene encoding plasmid mobilization relaxosome protein MobC: protein MENRKRNVHLHVMVTPDELAAIHERMAEAGISNAGAYVRKMALNGYILHIDLAPVKELISLQRRCSNNLNQVAVHAHTYGVYPEEIDGLKRDYEKLWGEVSKVLRELSALVAK, encoded by the coding sequence ATGGAGAACCGCAAGCGGAATGTCCATCTGCACGTCATGGTAACGCCGGACGAGTTGGCAGCCATCCATGAGCGGATGGCCGAGGCGGGCATTTCCAATGCCGGGGCTTATGTACGGAAAATGGCTCTGAACGGGTATATCCTGCACATCGACCTTGCGCCCGTAAAAGAGCTGATTTCTCTGCAACGGCGCTGTTCCAACAATCTCAATCAGGTCGCCGTACACGCACATACCTATGGTGTGTACCCGGAGGAAATCGACGGATTGAAGCGGGACTATGAAAAGTTATGGGGCGAGGTGTCAAAGGTGCTGCGGGAGCTCTCCGCGCTGGTGGCAAAGTGA
- a CDS encoding relaxase/mobilization nuclease domain-containing protein produces the protein MATTTLLQRHAGEGETIAEAIRDCLDYGKDPEKTESGKYISAYECDPATVADEFLLAKASYAAMTGREQKKENNVLCYQIRQSFYPGEITPKEANRIGYELAMRWTKGRHAFIVTTHTDKQHIHCHIYYNSTTLDCTRKFRNFWGSSFALRRLSDRLCLENGLSIVENPKPRSKGKYRNYGEWQKERKGPLSYQDRLRLAIDTVLAEHPADLDEFLNLMKRAGYEVKTVRGGGISFRLTGQGQERFTRLRASTLGDGYDLQDVLTAIEGKEKRPGHSERKISLAVDIQAKLAAGKGPGYERWAKVFNIKQMAAALAYIQDNGLTDYEQLAQKATEAADRFHAISEQIKQTEQAMKTNAGLKAATVQYAKTRPVFEQYKATKYSRKFLAEHEADLELYRAAQAEMRSLLGGAKLPKMDVLKEEGRKLTAKKKQLYGEYQKARRDMQEIVTIKANIDTLMGYTGPGRKQEKER, from the coding sequence TTGGCTACCACAACTTTGTTACAGCGCCATGCGGGCGAAGGCGAAACGATTGCTGAGGCTATCCGGGATTGTCTGGACTATGGCAAGGACCCGGAGAAAACAGAAAGCGGAAAGTATATCTCCGCTTATGAATGTGATCCGGCCACCGTGGCGGACGAGTTCCTTTTGGCAAAGGCCAGCTATGCCGCTATGACGGGCCGGGAACAGAAGAAAGAAAATAATGTGCTGTGCTATCAGATACGACAATCCTTCTATCCGGGCGAGATCACCCCGAAGGAGGCGAACCGTATCGGCTATGAGCTGGCTATGCGCTGGACAAAGGGGCGGCACGCTTTTATCGTTACCACGCACACCGATAAGCAGCACATCCATTGTCACATTTATTACAACTCCACCACCCTTGACTGCACCCGGAAATTCCGAAATTTTTGGGGCTCCAGCTTCGCCCTTCGGCGGCTCTCTGACAGGCTGTGCCTTGAAAACGGGCTGTCCATCGTGGAGAACCCGAAGCCTCGGAGCAAGGGTAAGTATCGGAATTATGGAGAATGGCAGAAAGAACGAAAAGGGCCGCTTTCCTATCAGGACAGGCTGCGCCTCGCCATTGATACTGTGCTGGCGGAGCACCCCGCTGATCTGGACGAATTTCTCAATCTGATGAAGCGGGCCGGATATGAGGTCAAGACGGTTCGGGGAGGCGGTATCAGTTTCCGGCTGACCGGGCAAGGGCAGGAACGCTTTACCCGTCTGCGGGCCTCCACGCTGGGGGACGGCTACGACTTGCAAGATGTTCTGACCGCCATTGAGGGCAAAGAAAAACGCCCCGGACATTCTGAGCGGAAAATCAGTCTGGCGGTGGATATTCAAGCAAAACTGGCTGCCGGTAAGGGACCGGGATATGAACGCTGGGCGAAGGTATTTAACATTAAGCAGATGGCCGCTGCCCTTGCCTATATACAGGACAATGGACTGACCGATTATGAGCAGTTGGCACAGAAAGCCACCGAGGCGGCAGACCGTTTCCATGCCATTTCCGAGCAGATCAAGCAGACGGAACAGGCCATGAAAACCAATGCCGGGCTAAAGGCCGCAACGGTTCAGTATGCCAAAACCCGTCCGGTCTTTGAGCAGTATAAGGCGACGAAGTACAGCCGGAAATTCCTTGCGGAGCATGAGGCCGACCTTGAACTGTACCGGGCTGCACAAGCGGAAATGCGCTCTCTGCTGGGCGGGGCGAAGCTCCCTAAAATGGATGTGCTGAAGGAGGAAGGCCGCAAGCTCACAGCAAAGAAAAAACAGCTCTATGGAGAATACCAGAAGGCACGACGGGATATGCAGGAGATCGTCACGATCAAGGCGAACATTGACACTCTGATGGGCTACACCGGGCCGGGACGAAAGCAGGAAAAGGAGCGTTAA
- a CDS encoding helix-turn-helix transcriptional regulator codes for MRMNQDERRFDFHGLGAALKRAREEKGWTQAYVAELVDRDSRTIMNIENKGQYPSFDLFVKLITMFDVSVDQFIHADGGARSSSCRKHIDVLLNSMNEKELVVIEATAEGIKKARETEVPE; via the coding sequence ATGAGAATGAACCAAGATGAAAGAAGGTTTGACTTTCACGGCCTCGGGGCGGCTCTCAAAAGAGCCCGAGAAGAAAAGGGCTGGACACAAGCCTATGTTGCGGAATTAGTAGACCGTGACTCCCGTACCATTATGAATATTGAGAACAAAGGTCAGTATCCCAGCTTTGACCTTTTTGTTAAACTCATTACCATGTTTGACGTTTCAGTTGACCAGTTTATTCATGCGGACGGAGGGGCAAGGTCAAGCTCTTGCAGAAAGCACATTGATGTGCTTCTAAACTCCATGAATGAAAAAGAGCTTGTCGTAATAGAAGCCACAGCCGAGGGCATTAAGAAAGCCAGAGAAACGGAGGTTCCAGAATAA
- a CDS encoding DNA-binding protein yields MDYMTLKEAAEKWGVTARRVNYYCAGGRIPGAVKMAGVWLLPKTVEKPLDGRTKQGKELKNAKDTLCRR; encoded by the coding sequence ATGGACTATATGACATTGAAAGAGGCCGCCGAAAAGTGGGGCGTGACAGCTCGTAGGGTAAATTATTATTGCGCCGGTGGGCGTATCCCCGGCGCTGTGAAAATGGCCGGTGTTTGGCTACTCCCTAAAACTGTGGAGAAGCCGCTTGATGGCCGGACAAAACAAGGAAAGGAACTAAAAAATGCAAAGGATACTTTATGTAGAAGATGA
- a CDS encoding response regulator transcription factor has product MQRILYVEDDLSLIDGLQYTLEISGYTVDNAKTKKEALILFKKNTYDLLLLDVTLPDGTGFDVCKEVRNSSTVPIIFLTASDQEISIVRGLDMGADDYITKPFKLNELLSRIKAILRRSLQFSKADTILEANGIRVDTAERLVWKNDEPLDLPLVEYKLLCLFMQNPNHLMPREMILDKMWDGNGNFVDDNTLSVYIRRLRNKIEDTPNQPKYLLTERGIGYKWVVE; this is encoded by the coding sequence ATGCAAAGGATACTTTATGTAGAAGATGATTTAAGCCTAATTGACGGTCTGCAATATACTTTAGAAATAAGTGGATATACAGTAGACAATGCCAAAACTAAAAAAGAAGCTTTAATATTATTCAAAAAGAATACTTATGATTTGCTGTTACTGGATGTTACTCTTCCAGACGGTACAGGATTTGATGTTTGCAAAGAGGTACGGAACAGTTCAACCGTCCCTATTATATTTTTAACAGCATCGGATCAGGAAATCAGTATTGTCCGGGGGCTCGATATGGGTGCCGACGATTATATTACAAAGCCATTCAAGCTGAATGAATTGTTATCCCGAATTAAGGCAATCCTGCGCCGCTCCTTGCAGTTTTCTAAAGCGGACACTATTCTGGAAGCCAATGGTATTCGTGTAGATACGGCGGAACGGCTCGTTTGGAAAAATGATGAACCGCTTGATCTCCCGCTGGTGGAATACAAATTACTGTGTCTGTTCATGCAAAATCCTAATCACCTTATGCCGCGAGAAATGATCCTGGATAAGATGTGGGATGGCAACGGAAACTTTGTGGATGACAATACCTTGTCTGTGTATATCCGGCGGCTAAGAAACAAAATTGAGGATACTCCCAATCAGCCTAAATACCTGCTGACGGAACGAGGGATTGGATATAAATGGGTTGTTGAGTGA
- a CDS encoding HAMP domain-containing histidine kinase, protein MGKLGKETKKLLLAITIICLVSFLLAVGISFLLTKNFQHELLLHDYGVSGYQLNHEDELQISAFTSLPNENDIERGREALASIGYDETASMRFLPAVQTYRNQTVLSIFVLLVFLFGAIYLSLFLYLQRQHKAFSNAENTIRQFLDGNTTSRIECSQAGDWYSLFHAINEMATILSAHAENQRQTKEFLQDIISDVSHQIKTPLSALKMYHEIIESHKDDAATVSSFTEKSQREIKRMEDVIYTLLKLARLDAGIIQMEKSEENVSILMQDVLERFETWAEREHKTITLFGKENVILLCDALWVSEAIGNIIKNALEHTENGGHIGVKWNQSPLMTQIEISDDGKGIHPEDLYNIFKRFYRSRLSSDVHGIGLGLPLAKSIVEAHGGTISVTSTPGMGTTFTLNFINLTNE, encoded by the coding sequence ATGGGTAAATTAGGAAAAGAAACAAAGAAGCTATTGTTGGCAATTACAATCATCTGTCTTGTTTCGTTTTTACTTGCCGTAGGGATTTCATTTTTGCTGACAAAGAATTTCCAACATGAATTGTTGCTTCATGATTATGGAGTTTCCGGCTATCAACTGAACCATGAGGATGAATTGCAGATTTCAGCTTTTACTTCACTGCCAAACGAGAATGATATAGAACGCGGTAGGGAGGCTCTGGCCTCTATAGGATATGATGAAACGGCCTCCATGCGTTTTCTTCCTGCTGTCCAGACATACCGAAATCAGACGGTGCTTTCTATATTTGTGCTGTTGGTTTTCCTGTTTGGGGCAATCTACTTATCGCTCTTTCTCTATCTTCAACGCCAACACAAGGCTTTCAGTAATGCTGAAAATACCATCCGTCAATTTCTGGACGGTAATACCACATCCCGTATCGAATGTTCACAAGCTGGCGACTGGTACAGCCTTTTTCATGCCATCAATGAAATGGCGACTATCCTCTCTGCTCATGCTGAGAACCAGAGGCAGACAAAAGAATTTTTGCAGGACATTATTTCAGATGTATCACATCAGATTAAAACGCCGCTGTCTGCCCTGAAAATGTACCATGAGATTATAGAGAGCCATAAAGATGATGCCGCAACCGTAAGCAGCTTTACCGAAAAATCTCAAAGAGAAATCAAGCGGATGGAAGATGTGATTTACACCTTGCTGAAACTGGCGCGTCTGGATGCAGGGATTATCCAGATGGAGAAATCGGAAGAAAATGTTTCCATTCTTATGCAGGATGTTTTAGAACGCTTTGAAACTTGGGCGGAACGGGAGCATAAAACAATTACGCTTTTCGGCAAAGAAAATGTTATTTTATTATGTGATGCCTTATGGGTATCGGAAGCCATCGGCAATATTATAAAAAACGCTTTGGAGCATACAGAAAACGGCGGCCATATCGGAGTAAAATGGAACCAGTCTCCTTTAATGACACAAATTGAAATTTCCGATGATGGAAAAGGAATACACCCGGAAGATCTGTATAATATTTTCAAACGGTTTTACCGAAGTCGTCTTTCTTCGGATGTTCATGGCATTGGTCTTGGTCTGCCATTGGCGAAATCCATTGTAGAAGCACACGGCGGAACAATCTCCGTGACCAGTACACCCGGAATGGGAACTACATTTACATTGAATTTCATCAACCTTACAAATGAGTAA
- a CDS encoding ABC transporter ATP-binding protein, protein MNILEVQDLCKTYGTGETEVHALNHVSFSVRKGEFIAIIGESGSGKSTLLNVIGALDSATSGKVWIDGQDIFSMPEKKLTVFRRQHIGFIFQSFNLIPELDVEQNITFPLLLDYKRPDQKFVNELLNVLGLTERRHHLPSQLSGGQQQRVAIGRALVTRPALIMADEPTGNLDSKNSQEVLALLQTMSDRYQQTILMITHNKNHASAADRVFRMTDGVLKDLGVSSR, encoded by the coding sequence ATGAATATTCTTGAAGTACAAGACCTGTGCAAGACCTATGGTACAGGGGAAACCGAGGTTCATGCACTGAACCATGTTTCATTTTCCGTTCGCAAAGGCGAATTTATTGCCATCATTGGCGAGTCGGGTTCCGGAAAAAGTACCTTGCTGAATGTAATCGGCGCTCTGGACAGTGCCACTTCCGGCAAGGTATGGATTGATGGACAGGATATTTTTTCTATGCCGGAGAAAAAATTAACCGTGTTCCGGCGTCAGCACATTGGATTTATCTTTCAGTCGTTCAATTTGATCCCGGAACTGGATGTGGAACAGAATATCACTTTCCCGTTGCTGCTTGACTATAAGCGACCGGATCAGAAATTTGTCAATGAACTGCTGAATGTGTTGGGGCTGACTGAACGACGCCACCATCTGCCCAGCCAGCTTTCCGGTGGTCAGCAGCAGCGTGTGGCGATTGGCCGGGCATTAGTCACGCGCCCAGCCCTGATTATGGCAGATGAACCGACTGGAAATTTGGACAGCAAAAATAGTCAGGAAGTTTTGGCTTTATTGCAAACCATGTCGGACAGGTATCAACAGACCATTTTGATGATAACCCACAACAAAAATCACGCCAGCGCAGCAGACCGCGTGTTCCGTATGACCGATGGTGTGTTAAAGGATTTGGGGGTGTCGTCGCGTTGA